From the Toxoplasma gondii ME49 chromosome VIIa, whole genome shotgun sequence genome, one window contains:
- a CDS encoding ribonuclease H1 large subunit, putative (encoded by transcript TGME49_281510), with protein sequence MESVLLQPIISSNFHKCGGKPVRLGIDEAGRGCVLGAMVYACFFCAAEDEKKELKALNVDDSKKLKEWEREEAFEAIQAKRDLFGWSIHAIRSEEISAKMLRKKKYSLNEISHDTAISLILRTVKSGVNVTEVFVDTVGNANAYQAKLKAHFPSIKIKVAEKADSLFPVVSAASILAKVTRDRMLVRWTPHRLEEDEREREEDADREGNKKEKAAEAEKENETSPAPRKRVNEDEEVEANPKKKGKGEKEKTRNAKGAASSSIFGSGYPGDSETIAFLNRNCDPVFGFDGFVRFSWSTARLIFEKRGVPVDWYDEVDDEAGSGASEAKQSRITNFFAAKREATAGGIERPAFFLRSKLQLLSNLGV encoded by the exons ATGGagtctgttcttcttcagccAATTATTTCTTCGAACTTCCACAAATGCGGCGGAAAGCCTGTTCGTCTCG gCATTGACGAAGCGGGGCGCGGCTGCGTCTTGGGCGCGATGGTCTacgcctgcttcttctgtgcagctgaagatgagaaaaaggaactcAAGGCTCTCAACGTCGACG ACTCGAAGAAGCTCAAAGAATGGGAGCGTGAAGAAGCTTTCGAAGCCATTCAGGCGAAGCGCGACTTGTTTGG GTGGAGCATTCATGCGATTCGCTCCGAGGAAATTTCTGCAAAGATGCTGAGGAA GAAGAAATACAGCTTGAACGAGATCTCCCATGACACTGCGATTTCTCTGATCCTGCGAACGGTGAAAAGCGGAGTTAACGTCACAGAA GTCTTTGTCGACACCGTCGGCAACGCGAACGCATACCAAGCAAAATTGAAGGCTCATTTTCCGTCTATAAAAATCAAG gtgGCGGAGAAGGCAGATTCGCTGTTCCCGGTTGTGAGCGCGGCGTCGATTCTTGCCAAAGTCACGCGCGATCGCATGCTCGTTCGCTGGACGCCGCACAGgctcgaggaagacgaacgagagcgagaggaagacgcggacagagaagggaacaagaaggagaaagcggcggaagcagagaaggaaaacgagacttcgcctgcgccgcgaaaaagagtgaacgaagacgaagaggtcGAGGCGAatccgaagaagaaagggaaaggagagaaggagaagacgagaaacgcaaaaggcgccgcctcctcgtcaATTTTCGGCAGCGGCTATCCAGGAG ACTCGGAGACGATTGCCTTCCTGAACAGAAACTGCGACCCCGTTTTCGGCTTTGACGGCTTCGTCCGCTTCAGCTGGTCCACGgctcggcttatattcgagAAGCGCGGCGTCCCCGTTGACTG GTACGACGAGGTGGACGACGAGGCAGGGTCAGGTGCCAGcgaagcgaagcagagcaGAATCACGAATTTCTTCGCCGCAAAGCGCGAGGCGACTGCAGGCGGCATCGAAAGACCtgcgttctttcttcgatCGAAACTGCAGCTGCTCTCCAACCTGGGCGTTTAA